Proteins encoded together in one Diceros bicornis minor isolate mBicDic1 chromosome 18, mDicBic1.mat.cur, whole genome shotgun sequence window:
- the PLEKHH3 gene encoding pleckstrin homology domain-containing family H member 3 isoform X1, translated as MPLPGGLWWLLCCRRGFTLLHRDYGDGELSGDGDEDEDEETFELRTPSPAGGGRGPLDVTLTQPVRSGPVSDRLQSWEETRSLIPEKGPPEDDPDVVVKGWLYREPRGGGARPWLPPRRAWFVLTRDSLDQFSSGGKGARRLGSLVLTSLCSVTGPERRPKETGLWSVTVSGRKHSVRLCSPRQAEAERWAVALREVIASKAPLETPTQLLLRDIQESCGDPEAVALIYRRNPILRHTSGALYAPLLPLPYGASPPGPGYAPLREEAVRLFLALQALEGARRPGPLMQGVLQTCRDLPALRDELFLQLAKQTSGPAGPPGPPATQDPAALRYWQLLTCMSCTFRPGGAVRGHLLGHLERTEQALPDSELAEYARFIRKALGRTRGRELVPSLAEISALSRRQELLCTVHCPGAGACPVAIDSYTTAGEVARELVGRLGLARSRNAFALYEQRGAQERALAGGTLVADVLTRFENLAAEEARLEDSPDSGWRLCLRLHGPLHPEGLSPDGHELPFLFEQAHALLLRGRPPPPDDTLRALAALRLQSQHRDFSPRAPLPRLDRLLPPPAPPREDSPRPVPRPPHSAALLAGAFWSPGLAKRRAERARRGGAGRTAGSAAREGGSGAGTAAAALGGWKRLRGMGRAEAMAAYLALAAQCPGFGAARYDVLELSTEPGGGAPQKLCLGLGAKAMSLSRPGETEPIHSVSYGHVAACQLMGPHTLALRMGESQLLLQSPQVEEIMQLVNAYLANPSLERPCSSPSPPRQDLPDTSPPSQHPGLDEPQGQSGCLGQLQD; from the exons ATGCCTCTCCCCGGGGGATTGTGGTGGCTCCTCTGCTGCCGTCGAGGCTTTACTCTTCTGCACCGGGACTACGGGGACGGCGAGCTTAGCGGGGACGGGGACGAGGACGAGGACGAGGAGACCTTTGAGCTACGGACCCCGAGTCCAGCGGGCGGCGGGAGG GGCCCCCTGGACGTGACGCTGACGCAGCCTGTGAGAAGTGGGCCGGTCTCAGACAG gctgcagagctgggAGGAGACGCGGAGCCTCATCCCAGAGAAGGGGCCCCCAGAGGACGACCCGGACGTCGTCGTGAAAG GCTGGCTGTACCGTGAGCCCCGCGGAGGAGGAGCGCGGCCCTGGTTGCCTCCGCGCCGAGCCTGGTTCGTGCTCACCCGGGACTCCCTGGACCAGTTCAGCAGCGGCGGGAAGGGGGCGCGGCGCCTCGGGAGCCTGGTGCTCACCAGCCTGTGCTCGGTGACTGGCCCAGAGCGCAGGCCCAAGGAGACCG GTCTGTGGTCAGTGACCGTCTCCGGCCGGAAGCACAGCGTCAGGCTCTGCTCCCCGCGCCAGGCTGAGGCAGAGCGCTGGGCGGTGGCGCTGCGCGAAGTGATCGCCTCCAAAGCGCCACTGGAGACCCCCACCCAGCTGCTGCTCAGGGACATTCAG GAGAGTTGTGGGGACCCGGAGGCCGTGGCCCTTATTTACCGACGGAACCCCATTCTGAGGCACACCAGTGGGGCTTTGTATGCCCCActcctgcccctgccctatggAGCCAGCCCACCAG GTCCAGGCTACGCACCCTTGCGCGAGGAGGCGGTTCGGCTGTTCCTGGCTCTGCAGGCGCTGGAGGGGGCGCGGCGCCCCGGGCCCCTGATGCAGGGTGTGCTCCAGACCTGCCGGGACCTGCCTGCACTCCGCGACGAACTCTTCCTGCAGCTGGCTAAGCAGACCTCGGGCCCCGCGGGCCCCCCCGGGCCCCCGGCTACCCAAGACCCCGCGGCCCTGCGGTACTGGCAGCTCCTCACTTGCATGAGCTGCACCTTCCGGCCTGGGGGAGCTGTACGGGGGCACCTCCTGGGTCATCTGGAGAG GACCGAGCAGGCGCTCCCGGACTCGGAACTGGCGGAATATGCGCGCTTCATCCGGAAAGCGCTGGGCCGGACGCGCGGCCGAGAGCTGGTACCGTCGCTGGCCGAGATTTCCGCGCTGAGCCGACGGCAGGAGCTATTGTGCACCGTGCACTGTCCGGGGGCTGGTGCCTGCCCTGTGGCCATAGATTCTTACACCACGGCAGGGGAG gtTGCTCGAGAGCTGGTGGGTCGGCTGGGCTTGGCCCGGAGCCGCAACGCTTTCGCATTGTACGAGCAGCGAGGGGCCCAGGAGCGAGCCCTGGCTGGGGGGACTCTCGTGGCCGACGTGCTCACCAGGTTTGAGAA TTTGGCCGCTGAGGAAGCTAGGCTGGAGGACTCGCCGGACTCAGGTTGGAGACTGTGTCTGCGTCTTCACGGACCTCTGCACCCTGAGGGGCTGTCCCCAGACGGTCATGAACTGCCTTTCCTCTTTGAGCAG gctcacgctctgctgctgcgcGGCCGGCCGCCCCCGCCGGACGACACGCTGCGCGCCCTGGCGGCGCTGCGCCTGCAGAGCCAGCACCGGGACTTCTCGCCGCGGGCGCCCCTGCCGCGCCTGGACCGCTTACtgccgcccccggccccgccgcgtGAAGACTCTCCCCGCCCGGTCCCCAGGCCTCCCCACTCCGCCGCCCTGCTGGCCGGGGCATTCTGGAGCCCGGGCCTGGCCAAGCGGCGGGCGGAGCGGGCCCGGCGCGGTGGGGCCGGCCGCACGGCGGGAAGCGCGGCCCGCGAGGGAGGAAGTGGCGCCGGCACGGCGGCTGCTGCGCTGGGCGGCTGGAAGCGGCTACGGGGCATGGGCCGAGCTGAGGCCATGGCTGCCTACCTGGCTCTGGCGGCGCAGTGTCCAGGGTTCGGCGCTGCTCGGTATGACGTTCTGGAGCTGAGCACG GAGCCTGGTGGGGGCGCTCCACAGAAGCTATGCCTGGGCCTGGGAGCCAAGGCCATGTCCCTCTCGCGACCGGGTGAGACAGAGCCCATCCACAGTGTCAGCTATGGCCATGTGGCCGCCTGCCAGCTAATGGGCCCCCACACCCTGGCATTGAGGATGGGAGAgagccagctcctcctgcagagtCCCCAG GTGGAAGAGATCATGCAGCTGGTGAATGCCTACTTGGCCAACCCCTCCCTTGAGAGGCCCTGCAGCAGCCCTTCTCCTCCACGCCAAGACCTGCCAGACACCTCCCCTCCCAGCCAGCACCCGGGCCTGGACGAGCCCCAGGGACAGTCTGGCTGTTTGGGGCAGCTGCAGGACTGA
- the PLEKHH3 gene encoding pleckstrin homology domain-containing family H member 3 isoform X5, with product MPLPGGLWWLLCCRRGFTLLHRDYGDGELSGDGDEDEDEETFELRTPSPAGGGRGPLDVTLTQPVRSGPVSDRLQSWEETRSLIPEKGPPEDDPDVVVKGWLYREPRGGGARPWLPPRRAWFVLTRDSLDQFSSGGKGARRLGSLVLTSLCSVTGPERRPKETGLWSVTVSGRKHSVRLCSPRQAEAERWAVALREVIASKAPLETPTQLLLRDIQESCGDPEAVALIYRRNPILRHTSGALYAPLLPLPYGASPPGPGYAPLREEAVRLFLALQALEGARRPGPLMQGVLQTCRDLPALRDELFLQLAKQTSGPAGPPGPPATQDPAALRYWQLLTCMSCTFRPGGAVRGHLLGHLERTEQALPDSELAEYARFIRKALGRTRGRELVPSLAEISALSRRQELLCTVHCPGAGACPVAIDSYTTAGEVARELVGRLGLARSRNAFALYEQRGAQERALAGGTLVADVLTRFENLAAEEARLEDSPDSGWRLCLRLHGPLHPEGLSPDGHELPFLFEQEPGGGAPQKLCLGLGAKAMSLSRPGETEPIHSVSYGHVAACQLMGPHTLALRMGESQLLLQSPQVEEIMQLVNAYLANPSLERPCSSPSPPRQDLPDTSPPSQHPGLDEPQGQSGCLGQLQD from the exons ATGCCTCTCCCCGGGGGATTGTGGTGGCTCCTCTGCTGCCGTCGAGGCTTTACTCTTCTGCACCGGGACTACGGGGACGGCGAGCTTAGCGGGGACGGGGACGAGGACGAGGACGAGGAGACCTTTGAGCTACGGACCCCGAGTCCAGCGGGCGGCGGGAGG GGCCCCCTGGACGTGACGCTGACGCAGCCTGTGAGAAGTGGGCCGGTCTCAGACAG gctgcagagctgggAGGAGACGCGGAGCCTCATCCCAGAGAAGGGGCCCCCAGAGGACGACCCGGACGTCGTCGTGAAAG GCTGGCTGTACCGTGAGCCCCGCGGAGGAGGAGCGCGGCCCTGGTTGCCTCCGCGCCGAGCCTGGTTCGTGCTCACCCGGGACTCCCTGGACCAGTTCAGCAGCGGCGGGAAGGGGGCGCGGCGCCTCGGGAGCCTGGTGCTCACCAGCCTGTGCTCGGTGACTGGCCCAGAGCGCAGGCCCAAGGAGACCG GTCTGTGGTCAGTGACCGTCTCCGGCCGGAAGCACAGCGTCAGGCTCTGCTCCCCGCGCCAGGCTGAGGCAGAGCGCTGGGCGGTGGCGCTGCGCGAAGTGATCGCCTCCAAAGCGCCACTGGAGACCCCCACCCAGCTGCTGCTCAGGGACATTCAG GAGAGTTGTGGGGACCCGGAGGCCGTGGCCCTTATTTACCGACGGAACCCCATTCTGAGGCACACCAGTGGGGCTTTGTATGCCCCActcctgcccctgccctatggAGCCAGCCCACCAG GTCCAGGCTACGCACCCTTGCGCGAGGAGGCGGTTCGGCTGTTCCTGGCTCTGCAGGCGCTGGAGGGGGCGCGGCGCCCCGGGCCCCTGATGCAGGGTGTGCTCCAGACCTGCCGGGACCTGCCTGCACTCCGCGACGAACTCTTCCTGCAGCTGGCTAAGCAGACCTCGGGCCCCGCGGGCCCCCCCGGGCCCCCGGCTACCCAAGACCCCGCGGCCCTGCGGTACTGGCAGCTCCTCACTTGCATGAGCTGCACCTTCCGGCCTGGGGGAGCTGTACGGGGGCACCTCCTGGGTCATCTGGAGAG GACCGAGCAGGCGCTCCCGGACTCGGAACTGGCGGAATATGCGCGCTTCATCCGGAAAGCGCTGGGCCGGACGCGCGGCCGAGAGCTGGTACCGTCGCTGGCCGAGATTTCCGCGCTGAGCCGACGGCAGGAGCTATTGTGCACCGTGCACTGTCCGGGGGCTGGTGCCTGCCCTGTGGCCATAGATTCTTACACCACGGCAGGGGAG gtTGCTCGAGAGCTGGTGGGTCGGCTGGGCTTGGCCCGGAGCCGCAACGCTTTCGCATTGTACGAGCAGCGAGGGGCCCAGGAGCGAGCCCTGGCTGGGGGGACTCTCGTGGCCGACGTGCTCACCAGGTTTGAGAA TTTGGCCGCTGAGGAAGCTAGGCTGGAGGACTCGCCGGACTCAGGTTGGAGACTGTGTCTGCGTCTTCACGGACCTCTGCACCCTGAGGGGCTGTCCCCAGACGGTCATGAACTGCCTTTCCTCTTTGAGCAG GAGCCTGGTGGGGGCGCTCCACAGAAGCTATGCCTGGGCCTGGGAGCCAAGGCCATGTCCCTCTCGCGACCGGGTGAGACAGAGCCCATCCACAGTGTCAGCTATGGCCATGTGGCCGCCTGCCAGCTAATGGGCCCCCACACCCTGGCATTGAGGATGGGAGAgagccagctcctcctgcagagtCCCCAG GTGGAAGAGATCATGCAGCTGGTGAATGCCTACTTGGCCAACCCCTCCCTTGAGAGGCCCTGCAGCAGCCCTTCTCCTCCACGCCAAGACCTGCCAGACACCTCCCCTCCCAGCCAGCACCCGGGCCTGGACGAGCCCCAGGGACAGTCTGGCTGTTTGGGGCAGCTGCAGGACTGA
- the PLEKHH3 gene encoding pleckstrin homology domain-containing family H member 3 isoform X3 — protein MGKLMPKDSRGLAKVPQRGPLDVTLTQPVRSGPVSDRLQSWEETRSLIPEKGPPEDDPDVVVKGWLYREPRGGGARPWLPPRRAWFVLTRDSLDQFSSGGKGARRLGSLVLTSLCSVTGPERRPKETGLWSVTVSGRKHSVRLCSPRQAEAERWAVALREVIASKAPLETPTQLLLRDIQESCGDPEAVALIYRRNPILRHTSGALYAPLLPLPYGASPPGPGYAPLREEAVRLFLALQALEGARRPGPLMQGVLQTCRDLPALRDELFLQLAKQTSGPAGPPGPPATQDPAALRYWQLLTCMSCTFRPGGAVRGHLLGHLERTEQALPDSELAEYARFIRKALGRTRGRELVPSLAEISALSRRQELLCTVHCPGAGACPVAIDSYTTAGEVARELVGRLGLARSRNAFALYEQRGAQERALAGGTLVADVLTRFENLAAEEARLEDSPDSGWRLCLRLHGPLHPEGLSPDGHELPFLFEQAHALLLRGRPPPPDDTLRALAALRLQSQHRDFSPRAPLPRLDRLLPPPAPPREDSPRPVPRPPHSAALLAGAFWSPGLAKRRAERARRGGAGRTAGSAAREGGSGAGTAAAALGGWKRLRGMGRAEAMAAYLALAAQCPGFGAARYDVLELSTEPGGGAPQKLCLGLGAKAMSLSRPGETEPIHSVSYGHVAACQLMGPHTLALRMGESQLLLQSPQVEEIMQLVNAYLANPSLERPCSSPSPPRQDLPDTSPPSQHPGLDEPQGQSGCLGQLQD, from the exons ATGGGGAAGCTAATGCCCAAAGACTCGAGGGGACTTGCCAAGGTTCCACAGCGA GGCCCCCTGGACGTGACGCTGACGCAGCCTGTGAGAAGTGGGCCGGTCTCAGACAG gctgcagagctgggAGGAGACGCGGAGCCTCATCCCAGAGAAGGGGCCCCCAGAGGACGACCCGGACGTCGTCGTGAAAG GCTGGCTGTACCGTGAGCCCCGCGGAGGAGGAGCGCGGCCCTGGTTGCCTCCGCGCCGAGCCTGGTTCGTGCTCACCCGGGACTCCCTGGACCAGTTCAGCAGCGGCGGGAAGGGGGCGCGGCGCCTCGGGAGCCTGGTGCTCACCAGCCTGTGCTCGGTGACTGGCCCAGAGCGCAGGCCCAAGGAGACCG GTCTGTGGTCAGTGACCGTCTCCGGCCGGAAGCACAGCGTCAGGCTCTGCTCCCCGCGCCAGGCTGAGGCAGAGCGCTGGGCGGTGGCGCTGCGCGAAGTGATCGCCTCCAAAGCGCCACTGGAGACCCCCACCCAGCTGCTGCTCAGGGACATTCAG GAGAGTTGTGGGGACCCGGAGGCCGTGGCCCTTATTTACCGACGGAACCCCATTCTGAGGCACACCAGTGGGGCTTTGTATGCCCCActcctgcccctgccctatggAGCCAGCCCACCAG GTCCAGGCTACGCACCCTTGCGCGAGGAGGCGGTTCGGCTGTTCCTGGCTCTGCAGGCGCTGGAGGGGGCGCGGCGCCCCGGGCCCCTGATGCAGGGTGTGCTCCAGACCTGCCGGGACCTGCCTGCACTCCGCGACGAACTCTTCCTGCAGCTGGCTAAGCAGACCTCGGGCCCCGCGGGCCCCCCCGGGCCCCCGGCTACCCAAGACCCCGCGGCCCTGCGGTACTGGCAGCTCCTCACTTGCATGAGCTGCACCTTCCGGCCTGGGGGAGCTGTACGGGGGCACCTCCTGGGTCATCTGGAGAG GACCGAGCAGGCGCTCCCGGACTCGGAACTGGCGGAATATGCGCGCTTCATCCGGAAAGCGCTGGGCCGGACGCGCGGCCGAGAGCTGGTACCGTCGCTGGCCGAGATTTCCGCGCTGAGCCGACGGCAGGAGCTATTGTGCACCGTGCACTGTCCGGGGGCTGGTGCCTGCCCTGTGGCCATAGATTCTTACACCACGGCAGGGGAG gtTGCTCGAGAGCTGGTGGGTCGGCTGGGCTTGGCCCGGAGCCGCAACGCTTTCGCATTGTACGAGCAGCGAGGGGCCCAGGAGCGAGCCCTGGCTGGGGGGACTCTCGTGGCCGACGTGCTCACCAGGTTTGAGAA TTTGGCCGCTGAGGAAGCTAGGCTGGAGGACTCGCCGGACTCAGGTTGGAGACTGTGTCTGCGTCTTCACGGACCTCTGCACCCTGAGGGGCTGTCCCCAGACGGTCATGAACTGCCTTTCCTCTTTGAGCAG gctcacgctctgctgctgcgcGGCCGGCCGCCCCCGCCGGACGACACGCTGCGCGCCCTGGCGGCGCTGCGCCTGCAGAGCCAGCACCGGGACTTCTCGCCGCGGGCGCCCCTGCCGCGCCTGGACCGCTTACtgccgcccccggccccgccgcgtGAAGACTCTCCCCGCCCGGTCCCCAGGCCTCCCCACTCCGCCGCCCTGCTGGCCGGGGCATTCTGGAGCCCGGGCCTGGCCAAGCGGCGGGCGGAGCGGGCCCGGCGCGGTGGGGCCGGCCGCACGGCGGGAAGCGCGGCCCGCGAGGGAGGAAGTGGCGCCGGCACGGCGGCTGCTGCGCTGGGCGGCTGGAAGCGGCTACGGGGCATGGGCCGAGCTGAGGCCATGGCTGCCTACCTGGCTCTGGCGGCGCAGTGTCCAGGGTTCGGCGCTGCTCGGTATGACGTTCTGGAGCTGAGCACG GAGCCTGGTGGGGGCGCTCCACAGAAGCTATGCCTGGGCCTGGGAGCCAAGGCCATGTCCCTCTCGCGACCGGGTGAGACAGAGCCCATCCACAGTGTCAGCTATGGCCATGTGGCCGCCTGCCAGCTAATGGGCCCCCACACCCTGGCATTGAGGATGGGAGAgagccagctcctcctgcagagtCCCCAG GTGGAAGAGATCATGCAGCTGGTGAATGCCTACTTGGCCAACCCCTCCCTTGAGAGGCCCTGCAGCAGCCCTTCTCCTCCACGCCAAGACCTGCCAGACACCTCCCCTCCCAGCCAGCACCCGGGCCTGGACGAGCCCCAGGGACAGTCTGGCTGTTTGGGGCAGCTGCAGGACTGA
- the PLEKHH3 gene encoding pleckstrin homology domain-containing family H member 3 isoform X2, which produces MPLPGGLWWLLCCRRGFTLLHRDYGDGELSGDGDEDEDEETFELRTPSPAGGGRGPLDVTLTQPVRSGPVSDRLQSWEETRSLIPEKGPPEDDPDVVVKGWLYREPRGGGARPWLPPRRAWFVLTRDSLDQFSSGGKGARRLGSLVLTSLCSVTGPERRPKETGLWSVTVSGRKHSVRLCSPRQAEAERWAVALREVIASKAPLETPTQLLLRDIQESCGDPEAVALIYRRNPILRHTSGALYAPLLPLPYGASPPGPGYAPLREEAVRLFLALQALEGARRPGPLMQGVLQTCRDLPALRDELFLQLAKQTSGPAGPPGPPATQDPAALRYWQLLTCMSCTFRPGGAVRGHLLGHLERTEQALPDSELAEYARFIRKALGRTRGRELVPSLAEISALSRRQELLCTVHCPGAGACPVAIDSYTTAGEVARELVGRLGLARSRNAFALYEQRGAQERALAGGTLVADVLTSLAAEEARLEDSPDSGWRLCLRLHGPLHPEGLSPDGHELPFLFEQAHALLLRGRPPPPDDTLRALAALRLQSQHRDFSPRAPLPRLDRLLPPPAPPREDSPRPVPRPPHSAALLAGAFWSPGLAKRRAERARRGGAGRTAGSAAREGGSGAGTAAAALGGWKRLRGMGRAEAMAAYLALAAQCPGFGAARYDVLELSTEPGGGAPQKLCLGLGAKAMSLSRPGETEPIHSVSYGHVAACQLMGPHTLALRMGESQLLLQSPQVEEIMQLVNAYLANPSLERPCSSPSPPRQDLPDTSPPSQHPGLDEPQGQSGCLGQLQD; this is translated from the exons ATGCCTCTCCCCGGGGGATTGTGGTGGCTCCTCTGCTGCCGTCGAGGCTTTACTCTTCTGCACCGGGACTACGGGGACGGCGAGCTTAGCGGGGACGGGGACGAGGACGAGGACGAGGAGACCTTTGAGCTACGGACCCCGAGTCCAGCGGGCGGCGGGAGG GGCCCCCTGGACGTGACGCTGACGCAGCCTGTGAGAAGTGGGCCGGTCTCAGACAG gctgcagagctgggAGGAGACGCGGAGCCTCATCCCAGAGAAGGGGCCCCCAGAGGACGACCCGGACGTCGTCGTGAAAG GCTGGCTGTACCGTGAGCCCCGCGGAGGAGGAGCGCGGCCCTGGTTGCCTCCGCGCCGAGCCTGGTTCGTGCTCACCCGGGACTCCCTGGACCAGTTCAGCAGCGGCGGGAAGGGGGCGCGGCGCCTCGGGAGCCTGGTGCTCACCAGCCTGTGCTCGGTGACTGGCCCAGAGCGCAGGCCCAAGGAGACCG GTCTGTGGTCAGTGACCGTCTCCGGCCGGAAGCACAGCGTCAGGCTCTGCTCCCCGCGCCAGGCTGAGGCAGAGCGCTGGGCGGTGGCGCTGCGCGAAGTGATCGCCTCCAAAGCGCCACTGGAGACCCCCACCCAGCTGCTGCTCAGGGACATTCAG GAGAGTTGTGGGGACCCGGAGGCCGTGGCCCTTATTTACCGACGGAACCCCATTCTGAGGCACACCAGTGGGGCTTTGTATGCCCCActcctgcccctgccctatggAGCCAGCCCACCAG GTCCAGGCTACGCACCCTTGCGCGAGGAGGCGGTTCGGCTGTTCCTGGCTCTGCAGGCGCTGGAGGGGGCGCGGCGCCCCGGGCCCCTGATGCAGGGTGTGCTCCAGACCTGCCGGGACCTGCCTGCACTCCGCGACGAACTCTTCCTGCAGCTGGCTAAGCAGACCTCGGGCCCCGCGGGCCCCCCCGGGCCCCCGGCTACCCAAGACCCCGCGGCCCTGCGGTACTGGCAGCTCCTCACTTGCATGAGCTGCACCTTCCGGCCTGGGGGAGCTGTACGGGGGCACCTCCTGGGTCATCTGGAGAG GACCGAGCAGGCGCTCCCGGACTCGGAACTGGCGGAATATGCGCGCTTCATCCGGAAAGCGCTGGGCCGGACGCGCGGCCGAGAGCTGGTACCGTCGCTGGCCGAGATTTCCGCGCTGAGCCGACGGCAGGAGCTATTGTGCACCGTGCACTGTCCGGGGGCTGGTGCCTGCCCTGTGGCCATAGATTCTTACACCACGGCAGGGGAG gtTGCTCGAGAGCTGGTGGGTCGGCTGGGCTTGGCCCGGAGCCGCAACGCTTTCGCATTGTACGAGCAGCGAGGGGCCCAGGAGCGAGCCCTGGCTGGGGGGACTCTCGTGGCCGACGTGCTCACCAG TTTGGCCGCTGAGGAAGCTAGGCTGGAGGACTCGCCGGACTCAGGTTGGAGACTGTGTCTGCGTCTTCACGGACCTCTGCACCCTGAGGGGCTGTCCCCAGACGGTCATGAACTGCCTTTCCTCTTTGAGCAG gctcacgctctgctgctgcgcGGCCGGCCGCCCCCGCCGGACGACACGCTGCGCGCCCTGGCGGCGCTGCGCCTGCAGAGCCAGCACCGGGACTTCTCGCCGCGGGCGCCCCTGCCGCGCCTGGACCGCTTACtgccgcccccggccccgccgcgtGAAGACTCTCCCCGCCCGGTCCCCAGGCCTCCCCACTCCGCCGCCCTGCTGGCCGGGGCATTCTGGAGCCCGGGCCTGGCCAAGCGGCGGGCGGAGCGGGCCCGGCGCGGTGGGGCCGGCCGCACGGCGGGAAGCGCGGCCCGCGAGGGAGGAAGTGGCGCCGGCACGGCGGCTGCTGCGCTGGGCGGCTGGAAGCGGCTACGGGGCATGGGCCGAGCTGAGGCCATGGCTGCCTACCTGGCTCTGGCGGCGCAGTGTCCAGGGTTCGGCGCTGCTCGGTATGACGTTCTGGAGCTGAGCACG GAGCCTGGTGGGGGCGCTCCACAGAAGCTATGCCTGGGCCTGGGAGCCAAGGCCATGTCCCTCTCGCGACCGGGTGAGACAGAGCCCATCCACAGTGTCAGCTATGGCCATGTGGCCGCCTGCCAGCTAATGGGCCCCCACACCCTGGCATTGAGGATGGGAGAgagccagctcctcctgcagagtCCCCAG GTGGAAGAGATCATGCAGCTGGTGAATGCCTACTTGGCCAACCCCTCCCTTGAGAGGCCCTGCAGCAGCCCTTCTCCTCCACGCCAAGACCTGCCAGACACCTCCCCTCCCAGCCAGCACCCGGGCCTGGACGAGCCCCAGGGACAGTCTGGCTGTTTGGGGCAGCTGCAGGACTGA